The following proteins are encoded in a genomic region of Lachnospiraceae bacterium KM106-2:
- a CDS encoding uridine kinase, with product MDSVIVGISGGSCSGKSTFTQRLKECYKDDIAIVYQDNYYKKRDDLTLEERSKINYDHPDAFDTERLVEDILKLKEGKSIECPIYDYTIHNRLEDTNTVQPKKIIVLEGILVFAKKELRDLIDIKIFIDADSDERLCRRIKRDTAERGRTIDSVITQYLQTVKPMYNKYISPNKQYADIIIKSGLNDVAYDVISNQINHVLYRS from the coding sequence ATGGACTCAGTGATAGTAGGAATTTCTGGCGGAAGCTGTTCAGGGAAATCAACATTTACACAAAGGTTAAAAGAATGCTATAAAGATGACATAGCAATTGTATATCAAGATAACTATTATAAAAAACGTGATGATCTTACTTTAGAAGAACGAAGCAAGATTAATTATGATCATCCGGATGCTTTTGATACAGAACGACTTGTAGAAGACATTTTAAAGCTTAAAGAAGGTAAAAGTATTGAATGTCCGATCTACGATTATACGATTCATAATCGTCTTGAGGATACGAATACAGTTCAGCCTAAGAAAATTATCGTTTTAGAAGGTATTTTAGTATTTGCAAAAAAAGAGTTACGTGATTTAATAGATATCAAAATATTTATCGATGCAGATTCTGATGAAAGACTTTGCCGCCGTATCAAACGTGATACTGCAGAGCGCGGTCGTACAATCGATAGCGTGATCACGCAATATCTTCAAACTGTGAAACCAATGTATAATAAGTATATCAGTCCAAATAAACAGTATGCAGATATTATTATAAAGAGCGGTTTAAATGATGTAGCATATGATGTGATCTCTAACCAGATCAATCATGTTCTGTATAGGAGTTAA
- a CDS encoding aminoglycoside N3'-acetyltransferase — MDKSRAIVLKKDLLKGFHELGMENGQNIIVHTSLSSLGFVCGGPQIVVEALLETVGEEGTILMPTQTWKNLDPEEGVHWEEPKEWWQTIRDNWPAYDKRITPTNTMGAVAEMLWHWPGAVRSDHPVRSFAAIGKQASYLTKDHDLSNIFGDPSPLSKLYELDGYVLLLGTDYDKNTSIHLADARANYPGKHLVDQSTAMMVDGKREWVTYQTLYVDGEDFVEIGRAFEKTGAVKMIHVGNALLRFMKQRELVDFAVRYIEANRR, encoded by the coding sequence ATGGATAAATCAAGAGCGATCGTTTTAAAAAAGGATTTATTAAAAGGATTTCATGAACTTGGAATGGAAAATGGACAAAATATAATCGTACATACATCTTTATCAAGTTTAGGATTTGTCTGTGGTGGTCCACAGATCGTAGTGGAGGCTTTGCTAGAGACGGTTGGAGAAGAAGGAACGATCCTAATGCCGACGCAGACATGGAAAAACCTTGATCCAGAAGAAGGCGTTCATTGGGAAGAACCCAAAGAGTGGTGGCAGACAATTCGTGATAATTGGCCTGCATATGATAAAAGGATCACTCCTACCAATACGATGGGTGCGGTTGCAGAGATGCTCTGGCATTGGCCAGGGGCAGTTCGCAGTGATCACCCAGTACGTTCCTTTGCCGCGATTGGAAAACAAGCATCATATTTGACGAAGGATCATGATCTTAGTAATATCTTTGGTGATCCGTCTCCATTATCAAAACTGTATGAGCTAGATGGATATGTTCTTTTACTTGGAACTGATTATGATAAAAATACATCCATTCATCTGGCAGATGCAAGAGCCAACTATCCTGGAAAGCATCTGGTTGATCAGAGTACGGCTATGATGGTAGATGGTAAGAGAGAATGGGTCACTTATCAAACTCTTTACGTAGATGGAGAAGACTTTGTTGAAATTGGTCGAGCATTTGAAAAGACCGGGGCAGTGAAGATGATCCATGTGGGAAATGCATTGCTTCGTTTTATGAAACAAAGGGAGCTAGTTGATTTTGCTGTTCGTTATATTGAAGCGAATCGGAGGTAG